The Methylocella silvestris BL2 DNA segment ACGATCCGTCTTCGGCAGCGCGTCCGGCCCGAAAACGCGCCGCCCCGACGTCAGCACGACTCCGATCCTCGGCCAGCGATCATGGATGCGCGAGGCGAGCGCGACGCCGTCAATCGAACCCGGCATCTCGACGTCGGTAAAAACGGCCGCGACGTCGGAGCGCAGCGCCAGGACGCGCAAAGCCTCGTCGGCATTGGCGGCTTCGATCACGGCAAATCCCGCATCCTCAAGCACATCCGCACCCAACATGCGGATAAAGGGCTCGTCTTCGACGACGAGAACGACGGGCTGGGGCTGGCGACGCTGTTGCATATGCGCCCAACACCGCGACAATCCACTGGTTCCAAAGCACTAGATTTTAGGTAAAGGCCTGATTACCAGAGGCCGGCGCGCCCGCCCGGCGCAAGGCCATTCCCGGTCGCCGCGCTATGGCGTCGGAGGCGTGAAGCTTGCGGCTGCGACGCGATTTTTTTCGCCAAACTTGCCGACTGTGCGATAAGAAAATGCCGTGTAACAAAGGGATAGAGCGTTTCACCGACCGATAATTGTGAAGCCGCTCTGGCATGACGCCGGAAAGTTGCAGACTTTCGGACCGGGATCATGCTCTAGATATTGGGAATCACGCGTCCGAATTTTGGATGGATTCAATCCAAGATCGTCGTGATCTAGCGAGGAACGCATGGCGTCGCCCGATCTATCGCCCTCCCCCGCCGCGCCGCTTTCCGTTCCCTTCCACGAACGCTTCTTTGCGAGCGACGACGGTTTGAAGCTCTTTCTGCGCGATTACGGATCGGCGCAGGATCCCGGCCTGCCCGTCATGTGCCTTTCGGGCCTGTCGCGCAATTCCGCCGATTTCGGACCGCTTGCGAGCGCCCTGACGGAGGGACTCGCCGGCGGGCGCCGGCGGCGCGTGCTTGCGCTCGACTATCGCGGGCGCGGCCGGTCGGATTATGATCCGGATTATAGGCATTACAGCTTTGCCATTGAGCATAACGACATATTCACCGCCTTGTCCGTCTCGGGCGTCGAGCGCGCCGTCTTCATCGGAACCTCGCGCGGCGGACTGCACGCCCTGATGCTCGCCACGGCGCATCCGTCCCTGGCCGCGGGGATCGTTCTCAACGACATCGGCCCCGTTCTCGATCGCGCCGGCCTCGCCCGTATTCGCGGCTATATCGGCAAAGTGCCGCCGCCGCAGTCGCTGACTGAAGCCGTGGCCGCGCTGAAGCGAACCATGAGCGCACATTTCACCCTTTCGGACGACGAGTGGGCGGCCTATGCGAAAATCACGTTCACGGATGAGAACGGGTGTTTTTGCCGCCGCTACGATCCCCAGCTCGCCAATGCGATCGACGATCTCGACCCGGACAATCCGCCGCCGCCGCTGTGGGACGCTTTCGATGCGCTGCGGCAAGCGCCACTGATGATTGTGCGCGGCGAAACCTCCGATCTTCTGTCGGAGGAGACGCTGGCGGAGATGGTCCGGCGCCGCCCCTACGCGCAGACCTATACCGCCGCGGGCCAGGGCCATCCGGCGCTGCTTCTGGACCAAGTCTCGATCGGAAGGATCGCCGCCTTCGTCGCTAGCGTCGACGAGCTTGGCTGAAGCCGGGAGGGCCGGCGAAAATTGGCTCGCGCGACAGCTGGACAAGCGCGGGAAAGCTCCTCTATAAGACGCCTCTCGCGGCAGGCGCGCCGCCGCGGCGCCCAGGTAGCTCAGTTGGTAGAGCATGCGACTGAAAATCGCAGTGTCGGTGGTTCGATTCCGCCCCTGGGCACCATTAAATCAAGCATTTGACTAGTACTTACGGCCACTCCGTTTCGACAACGTTTAGGACAACGAGCGACGATTTTCGTTGGTCGCGAGAAAATGCGTTCAGTGTCGCCCGCAGGCTCCAGCCGATCCGGCGGGGTCTGCGCGCCGGCCAAAGCAGCCAGCGCGAAGATGAGGCGGCGCAAGCCGAACGGTCCATGCTGAGGCGCGGCGCCAGATACTTCCCCCTCATTGGGTTTATCGCGGGCATCTTGCTTGGCGTCGCATTCTATTATCATACCGGCTTGCCAACGCTGCGCCCCGATAAGTCGGCGCCGCCCTCTAACTTTGGCTTCGGGCCAGAGTGGAACTGCATCTCGCAAATCAAAGGTGGTCCTATTTGCTCAAGAGGAACGCCGACGAGGTAGAGCGCCTCTTTATTTGCGGTGAGAGATCAACTTGAGCTGAGTCGGGGAAAGAGTTTCCGCGCCGCCCTCGACGCCCGTTGGGAAGGCGTCCTGCGCGCTGAGTGCAGATGAGTTTATCGCAATGGTCGATCCATCGGGGACCTGCCAAAGCGCTGTTTGGGCGTCCGGCGAAGAAAGTCCTACGAAACCTCTGACATTCCTTCGCAGCCGCTCCAGCGCCGCTCCGCCGCGCCGGAACCTTTGCCGCCCGCGTTCGAGTCCGGATCAGGGCTGTGCGACCCGCCATGCGCCATTCAGGAAGCCGTCTCCCGTCGTATCGCCGGGCTTTGTGTCTTTCACCCAGCTGTAGAGAGGCTTGCCGCCATAGGCCCATTGCTTGGAGCCGTCGTCGCGCGTGATGACGGAATATTTGCCGGAAGGTTTGTCGTCCGAGGCGGCCGTAACCGGCGGCCAATTGGCCGCGCAAGGGCCATTGCAGGCGGACTTGCCGTCCGCATCCTTGGCGAAGGTGTAGAGGGTCATGCCGCGCGCGTCGACGAGCGTCGCGCCCTTCGCGGTTTGCCCGACCTTCACCGAATTTTCCGCATAGGCGCAGCTTGTGGCGATCGCTGTCAAAGCCCCGGCGCAAAGCAGGGCGCGTAACATAGAGTTCAGCATTGAGGTCCTCCCGTGGAAAATCCAGCGGCGCAGAAGAGACGATTGCGCGACTGATCTATTCCGCCCGCAGCGCGGCTTTTCTGAATGCCTGATCCAAGAATCAGCCCTTTTGCGCCGGCCCCGCCTCGGAGCCGCCATCGAAACTGCGATAGACGGCTTCCGCGACCGGCAAAAGCTCCTCGCGGCCAGCCGTGGTCGTGACCGCGAAACCGAAGCCATGATCGATCCAGGCGAAGGTGGACGCCTCCCCTTCCTGCCGAAAGCGAAAAGCCGTCTCGGTTCCAGTCGCCGCCTGAACATAGACGGTCAGGCGCCGTCCGCTCGGATCGTCATACATGAGCTGGGCAGCAGCGCCGCCACCGCCAGGAAGTAGACGGCCGCCCATCAGCCGGTAGCCGAACTCTGACAGATCCGGCGCAACCAGCCGGCGCCCGAGGCGCTTCGACAGCCATTGCAGGAGATGCGCCTCATTGGCGGCGCGGACTTCGACAGGATGGGCGACCTCGACGACAAAAGTCCGGTAGGCGGACACAGCGTCCTCTGCGACCGGAGCGACGCCGCCGCCGCCGAACGCCAACCTCGCGCCAGGAGCTTCATGCGCCCTGCCGCCAATCCAGCCGGCGCCGCCGCCGACGAGAAAAATGACCGCAGCCGCAGCCGCGCGACGCAGGACCCCGGCCCGCCGCGCGCGCTGCGCCGCCCGAATGCTGGCGATCCGCAGCCGCAGGGGAATCGGCTCTGCAAATTTGGCCTGCAGGTCCGCGCGCAAACTATCCCTCAGCCGGCGGTCAGTCGCGACTCGCTCCGCGACGTCGGGATACTCGGCGAGATAAGACTCCACCACCCCCCGGCGCTCGGCGCCGAGCCGATCGTCGATAAAGGCCTGCAGATCATCTTCGCCGATGGGCGCATGCGGGCCGCTCATTTTATTCTCCGAAGATATGTCGTTGGCCCGGTCTCCAGCATAGCGCGCAGCTTTTGCCGCGCTCGCGACAAGCGCGACATCACCGTGCCGACCGGGACGCCAAGCGCCCGCGCGGCCTCCTCATAGGAAAGATCCTCGACGCCGATCAAAAGCAGCAATGATTTCTGCTCTTCCGGAAGCTGGTCGAGGGCCGCCAGAGCCTCGCGCGCCTCGAGCCCGCGGTCCTGCCCGGCCGGAGCGCCGACTTCGTGCGCCTCATCGAGCGCAACATGCGGGCCGCGCCGTTTTTGGCCGCGATAGCCGTCGATATAGTGGTTGCGCATGATCGCAAAGAGCCACGCGCGCAAATCGCCGTCGGATCGCCTCAGATACCAGCGCGAGAGGGCCCGCTCGAGACAATCCTGGACCAGATCGTCGGCGGCGTCATGATCGCGAACAAGCGCGAAAGCGTAGCGCCGCAACGCCGGGATATGCTGTTCAATGGCGTCCGTCATCTTACTGGCGACAATTTTCGCGCCCGCCATGGGCCGTCATTGTGGCGCCCCGCAGCACGTCCGAAAGCTACGGATTTTTTGGCCTGACGTCACGCTCCGAAAATCTTGCAATCGATTTCGTTCCCGATTTTAGAGTGATCGATCCAAAGTCTTCGCAATTCCAGCCCGCAGCTGGGCGATCTCGCTTCAAGAGACGCCGCAACTGCCATTCTATTCCATCAATCAAGAATTTCTTTGCCGGACTGCCGTCCAGGGTGAGCGCTGACGCGCTTATCGAGCCGGCTGTCCGCCGACGAAGGGGCGCCTGGCTTCCAATTCTCGCAGATTGATCGTTCTAAAATCGATCCGGAGATAGGCTCTTGCTCATGCCACAATGCTCCATCCGTTTTCGAAAAAGCGCAGCGCCTCGATCATCTCGGTGATAAGAATCTCCGGGGACAACAGCAGCGCGCACAACAGCACGCCGCGTTTTTCGGTCGGCGGCGGCTTTTTCGGTTGCGCCGCATCGACTCGCTGCAACAAAGGATGGAGGGCCTCGGCGATTGCGCGCGCCCCGATCTGTCCGAACATATCGCCATGCCAACCGGGGATGCGATGCAGACTTAGCCGCCCTTTGACATGCTGCGTCCAGCCCATCCCCTTATCCATCCGGGGCGTCAGAATGATCTCGCTTTGCAACAGGGCGACGTCGGACGGCGTCTCCTTGACGCAGTAGCCGCGCCGCGCGGCGTTCAAATGGCGCAGAAACCACTGGTCTTGACCGTCATTGCGCCCGACCGGCTTCTCTTTGAGGATATGCAGCGCGACCGCGAGGTCGAGGATGCGGCTCTTGCGGACCAGCCGGTAGGAGGCAAGGATCTCGCCAAAGCTCATCTCACCCTTGCGCATGTCCCTGAACTGGCGCTGCAGCACATGCCGCCGAAACGCCAACTCCGACAGCAGCCGCCGCGGCCAGGAGAGGTTCGCGACATAGCCGGGCGCCCAACTATCGGCCAGGATGAGGAGCGGCACCTCGTCCCCCTGCTCGCGCAGCTGCCGCGCCGCCTCATAGGCGATGACGCCGGCGACGCAATAGCCGGCAAGAATATAGGGGCCGCGCGGCTGCATCTTGCGCAGGAGCTCGACATATTCCGCCGCAATGTCTTCCAGCGCCCGGTCAGGCGGCGATTGCGGATTGGCAGCGTCGAACAAGGCGACGTTGAAGATCGGCCGCTCCGCTCCGAGCTCGCGGGCGACATTGTAGTAGAGCATCGGATCGTTGATGGCGACGATCGGCGTCTTGTCTCCCAGCGGCTGGATCGTCACCGTGCGCCAATCGTCGAGGCTTGCGAGATAGGCCGCAAAAGCCTTCAACGTCGGCGTCTTGAAAAGGGACGAGACGGGAATCTTGAGGCCAAGCTTGCGGGAAAGGCGCGCGGCGATCCGGGTCGCCAGCATCGAATGGCCGCCGAGATCGAAGAAATTGGTTGAAAGATTAATGTCGTCCCGCTTCAGCACCTCGCGCCAGACGGCACCGGCGATCAGCTCCATTTTGGACCAGGCTGCCGTGGCTGGCAGTTCCGGTTCTGGCGCGGCCGCCGCGCCCGGCCTTGGCAGCGCCTTGCGGTCGACCTTGCCGTTCGGCGTCAGCGGAAACTCTTTCATCAGCACCGCCGCCGAGGGGATCATATGCGGCGGCAATTTTGCGCGCAAAGCCTCGACGATCGCCGCCGCGCATGAGGCGTTGGCGCCTGCCGTCGCCGCAAGCTTCAGATAGGCGACGAGCGGGCGAGCCGGACTATCGTCGAGACGCTCGACGAGCGCGTCGGCAAGGCGCGGATCGGCGCGCAGAACAGCTTCGATCTCGTCCAGCTCGACGCGCTTGCCGTTGATCTTGACCTGCCGATCGGTGCGGCCGAGGAACAGGATCTCGCCATCCGCGCCGCGCCGCGCCATGTCGCCGGTGAGATATAGCCGCCCAGTGAAAGCGCCGGTCGGATCGTCGATGAATTTTTCCGCGGTCAGCTCCGGCCTGTTCAGATAGCCGAGCGCGACGCCGGCGCCAGCGCAGGCAAGTTGACCGGCCTCTCCGTCTGCGACCGGCGTCATATCCGGCCCGAGAATCAGAATTTCGGTGTGGGCGATCGCTCTGCCGATTGGGACGGGGCCGGCGGCCCGGCCTCCGCGCCTCGCCGCGTAGAAGGAGGTAAAAGTCGTATTTTCCGTTGGACCGTAGATGTTCACAATTTCGGTCTGCGGCAATCCGGCCAGCGCTTTTTCAAGATGCGGCGCCGACATGACTTCGCCGCCGACGAGGATGCGCCGCAAGGGCCGCAGCCCTGCGAGCCGTTCGTCCACCAGAAGGTGAAACAGTCCGGTGGTCAAAAACGTCAGCGTCACGCCTTGACGGCTGATGGTTTCACAGATTTCGTCCAGCGTCGGCCGCGGGTCGCAAATGATCGCCACGCGCGCGCCGTTGAGGAGCGCAGACCATATTTCAAAGGTGCTGGCGTCGAAGGCGAGCGGCGCGACATGGAGGATCACCTCATCCGGAGCAAGCGCGGCGTAGTTCTGCCCAATTGCCAGGCGCGCGATGCCACGGTGGGGGATCATCACGCCCTTGGGGCGTCCGGTCGAGCCCGAGGTGTACATGACATAGGCCAGCGAGTCCGGCCCGTTGCAGGATTCGAGCGGCGCGCCGCTCTCGCGCGAGGCGTCATTGAGCAAAGCCTCAAGCGGGGCGAAATGCGCGTCATCCGGCGCAGCGGCGAGGCTGTCGCGGTCGGCGAAGGCGAGCGCCGGCCGGCAATCCTCGACCATGAAGGCAAGATGGTCCTTCGGCGAAGCGGGATCAAACGGAACATAGGCGGCTCCCGCCTTCAAAACGCCGAGCATGACGACGATCGCTTCGATCGATCGCTGCATCAGAAGGCCGACGCGGTCGCCGGGGCGGACGCCAAGCGCTTGCAGCCGCCTCGCGCATTGGGTCGAGCGGCGATCGAGGTCGCGATAGGACAGCGTGCGCATGCCCTCGACGACAGCCGCAGCGGCGCCGGCGGCGGCCGCGCGTTCGGCAAAGAGGATGTCGACCGGCTGGGCCAGCCGATCGACGGGAGACGCGTCGGCGGCCGGAGCAGCTTCAATGGCGGGAAGCGCGAAGGCCGACAGCGGCGCCTCCGGCGTCGCAAAGGCGAACTCAAAGGCGGCGGCGAACCCCGCCAGCAAGTGCTCCACGGTCGATTTGTCGAACAGCTCAGAATTATATTCGACCGCAATGCGCCAACCGTTCGGCCAATGGGCCATAAAGAAATTGAGATCATAAAGCGCGCCGGTCGACGCGGAAGGGTGGCCCGTCAGATAAAAATCGCCATAGCGAGTGCGGTGGACGACATCGCGGAACACCGTGAAATTGACCGAGGCCAGCGCCGGGCGGGTTTGATCGCGGGTTGGATTCAGGATCTCGACAAGCTTGTGGAACGGCGTCTTCGAATGATGCAGTGCGTCCTGAACGGTATCGTTCACGCGGGCAAGCCACCGCTCGAAGGATGGATCGTCGTCCGCGACGAAACGCAGAACGAGATTATTGACGAAGGGGCCTATCAAATTCTCGAGGTCGACATCGTCGCGGCCGACGCTCTGCGTCGCCAACAGGATTTCCGATTTTCCGGTGTAGCGGCGAAGCAGAAGCGTAATGACGGCGCAGCCGAATACAAAGAGCGTGACTTTCCGCGTGCGGCCGATTCCGCCGATCTTTTCCCCAAGCGCCGCCGGCAGAAGGATCGCGGCGATCTCCCCTCCCCGCGCCTTCGCGGCGCTGCGATCGCGATCGGCGGGAACCTCGAAATAGGCGGCTCCCGAGAGCTGGCGGCGCCAATAGTCGAGCGAGGCCTCGAAAACGCCAGCGGCGGCGCAGGCGGCCTCCCAGCGGCAATAATCGCCATATTGCAACGGCAACTCGGGCAGGACGGCGGGTCGGCCGCTGTCGATCGCTTCGGCGAAGGCGCCGAATTCGCGCGCGATGATGCTGATCGACCAGCCGTCGAAGACAAGATGATGCACGGTCAGCGCGAGAAAAGCGTGATCCGGCGCGAGCTGCAGCAGCGTCGCCCGGATCAGCGGCAGTGTCTCGATGTCGAAGGATGCGCGGGCCTCGGCCCGCACCAGCGCCATGGCCTCGTCGATCCGGCGAGCCTGCGGGACCGCCGTCAAATCGACGACGCCCAATTGAAAGTCGAAGTGGGGGGCGACGATTTGAAATGGCTCGCCGTCTTCGTCGATGAAGCGGGTGCGCAGAATTTCGTGACGATCGATGATGGCCTGAAAGGCGCGCTCGATCGTAGCGGCGCCGATGCGGCCTTCGAGCTCCCACCGCAGCGCGATATTGGACGCCGGGTTGCCGGGCTCCAGGGCATCCATAAACCAGAATGGCTGTTGCACCGACGAGCAGGAGAAAACAAGCTCGCCGGAGGCAAGGTGAGGCTGAACGGGCTGACGCTTGTCGACTGAAGTCATAGTAAGACTCCTCACGCGGAAGCGCCTTGCGCAATATTAATCGACGTTCGCCGTTGCGCTCACCGCAATCTACAACTTGAGCTTGGTCGATAGTCCGATATTTTGCATCATTACGAAATTTTAATATTGTGGCCAAACCTCCCTGTCAGGCATTAGACTACCGAATTTGCAGCGACGCTTCAAATTGTTCCTAAAAAATCAAGAAAATATTACGTGGCGCGCTCACCAACTTGAGCGTGTCTATTCAATGCTTTGCGGATCCCGAACAGCAGGCGCCCGAAGGTTTTCTTCGCACTGGCAGCCGCGGCGTAGGCGACTATGAGGAAATTGAATAGGCCGCCGCTATGGAACCTGAAGCCATCCGGCATTTCAAAACGAAGCCGCTTTCTAGCAATCTTCCTGAGCGAGGGCTGATCTTTGGCCTGGCAATGCAAGGAGAACGTCAATGTCGAAATCAGCTTCCGATCGCATCCGTCTCGGCCTCACAGGCTCTCTTTTGGCCTGCGGCGTTCTCTTCTCCGGAGCCGCCGAAGCCAAACATGGGAAGATGATGCAGGTCGAACTTATCAACATGCAGCGCGCAACGATGGAGAATGGCGCCAAGGCTACCGTCTATGTCGTTAAAATGGACGGCCATATGATGGTCGCCATACCTGCTAACCATATTTCGGACAGCTTGAGGCGGCAGCTGTTCCGGACGCCGTGCAAGCAAAATTTTGGGACGGGCTACTGCTCGTAAAGTTGCATAGGCCTGCCCAACAATTCCCCGTTGGGCCGGCCTGCAAGTCAGGACGGGGCGGAGGAGGCCTGCCGCCAGCCTCATACTCGACAATTTTCGATCTCAAATCAGCTCCTTTCCGCAAAGGATCAGCGCTATGTCAATCGCTGCGCGCTCTCACGCGAAGATCGAAGCGCGCCGTGCGCGCGTTGGCGCCGCTGCTTGGCGCTCCATTCTCGTCGCGTTGACCGCCTTTCTGACTGTCGTCGACCTGTTCGCGACACAGGCTATCTTGCCGCCGCTGGCTCATGCCTACGCTGTGACTCCGGCCGCGATGGGCCTCGCCGTCAATGCGAGCACTTTCGGCATGGCCGCTGCGAGCTTTGCGGTCGCCGCGTTCAGCCACCGGATCGATCGCCGTCGCGGCGTGATCATGAGTCTCGTCGCATTGTCGGTCCCGACGCTGCTGCTCGCCATAGCGCCCAATCTTGCCGTGTTTGCCCTGTTGCGAATCATGCAAGGATTGCTGATGGCCTCCGCCTTCACGCTGACGCTCGCCTATTTGAGCGAGCGATGCAGCGCATCGGATACTGCAAGCGCCTTCGCCGCCTATATCGCAGGCAATGTCGCGTCCAATTTATTCGGTCGCCTTCTCGCCGCAGCGACGACGGATCATTTCGGGTTGGCCACGAATTTTGTGCTGTTTGCCTGCCTCAATCTCGCAGGCACCGCGCTTGTCTATTTCACGGTTCGACGCCAATCCGCGCCGCCCCAGGACTACGCGCCGACGGATCCAGCTTCGGCCATAAGGGGGCATCTGAACAACCCGGCGCTGCGCGCCAGCTTTGGCGTCGGCTTTTGCATTCTCTTCGCCTTCATCGGCGTTTTCACTTTTGTGAATTTTGTCCTCGTTCGTCCCCCGATCAGCGCGGGCATGATGACTGTCGGATTCGTCTATCTCGTCTTTCTGCCCTCGATCGCGACAACCTTGTGGGCGGGGCGGGCTGTCGCGCGGTTAGGGCAGAGGCGCGGCCTTATCGGCGGGCTCGTCGTCGCGGCAGCTGGATTGCCGTTCCTGCTGACGTCGTCTCTCATGCTCGTGACCGCGGGTCTCGGCTTTTTCGCGATTGGAACATTCTTCGCGCAGGCGGTGGCGACGGGATTCGTCGGCCCCGCAGCGACGGGCGACCGAGGCGCCGCGAGCGGCCTCTACCTTGCATGCTACTTTCTCGGCGGGATCGCCGGCACGGCGACGCTTGGCTGGATATTCGACAGTTTCGGCTGGGCCGCCTGCATCGGCGGCGTCGCGTTTTCGCTGAGCGTCGCGGCGCTGCTCGGGACGCGGTTTTTCCTGCCCGCGCATCACTGATGGCTAAAGTCCCGCGCCAAAAAAGGCCCCACTGGGGCCTTTCTTATTGGCGGCTTCCGTCCGGGCCGGGGGTCAGACCGTCTCAAGAGTCATGCGCCGCAATTCGTGCAGGTGAAAGCCTTCGAGCGCATCGACTTCGCGGTCCCAGGGCGCGTCTTCGAGTATGCTTGCGGCGTCGGCGCGGCCCGCATCCCAGCGGGTTTTTATTCCCCGGCGGCTGAAGTCGATGTCCTTGGTGTGGTCCTCGCCGTCTTGCGCCGGCGCAAGCAGCCTCACAACATGGGTCTGGGTCAGGCATCCATAGGCGGCCATCTCCTGCACTTGCGGGCTCAGGCGCTCGTCATCGGGCAGGCGCGCGGCGAGTTCGGCGATGATATGCCGCAGACGATGGATCTGTTTTTGACGCTTGATGTGGCTCAGCGCCCGGCTGGCATATTGAACTTCTTTCTGGCGGTGCATCACCTGCCAGATGGATTCCGGCTCGGGGCCCTGCGGATTCCAGATATGGACGGCGATAACAAGAGAATGGCGCCGCGGGTTGTCGTCGAAGACGGCCTCGACCGGCGTGTTCGACAACAGGCCGCCGTCCCAATACAGGTCGCCGTCGATCCGGATCGCCGGAAAGGCGGGCGGCAAGGCGCCGGACGCCATGATGTGCCGGGCGGTCAGTTTTGCCTCACGGCTGTCGAAATAGCGCATGTCGCTCGTGCGAAGATTGGCCGCGCCGACGGTCAGCCGCGGCGCACAGGCCGACAGGCGCTCGAAATTGACAAGCTCGCAGAGGGTTCGCTCAAGCGGCCTTGTCGAATAATAGCCGGCCGCCTCCGGGGCCATCGGAATGTGAAGGCCGAGGAAGGCGAGCGGGTTTGGCCTGAAGAAGTCGGCGACGCCTTGGGTCAGCGTCATCCAGTTCGGCAGGCTCCGACCGAGCCATGGCGTCGCGCCAAAGAAATCCAGCGCCGGGCTTTCTTCGACGCGCCGCCAAAACTCTCTCAAACGATCAAGGCGTTGCTCTGGCTCATTGCCGGCGATCAGACTTGAATTGATGGCGCCGATGGAGGTTCCGATGACCCAATCGGGTTCGATTCCGGCCTCATGCAAAGCCTCATAGACGCCCGCCTGATAGGCGCCGAGCGCGCCGCCGCCCTGAAACACCAGAACGATTTGTCCGACGTCGGGACCCGGCTTTTGCCGCCGCGACTCACGCGGCGGCGCCTCCGGCGGCTCCTTCGCAGCTCCATAGATTTCGTCGTGAGTTGCGCTTGTCGTCATTTCGACCTCCATCGCCCGCGGCCTCGCAAGAAGCGGAAGAGGCGCCACAAAATGTGCGGCGGGGTCGCACAGCGTCGAGCGCCAACGCTTCGGTTTTACGAGAGGCCGGGGCTGTGATGAAATATTGTATGGGTCCTCTTTCAATAGCGGCCGGCTATTGGCCAGTGCAGCGGAAATCCTGCACTCTGATAGAGGCGCGGCCTTGCCGCGCATAGATGAGAGAGACGAGCGCGCAATCCCGGGCCGATCATTCGCTTCGGCGGACATGCGAGAAACGAATTGAACACCAGAACGAAATTGCGCGAAGCCCTCGCCAACATCTGCGCGGCGGAGATGACGCTGGGCCAGCGGCTCGCCGCTTACGCCGCGGCGATGCGGGAGTTCAAGTCGCCTTTTTCC contains these protein-coding regions:
- a CDS encoding patatin-like phospholipase family protein — its product is MTTSATHDEIYGAAKEPPEAPPRESRRQKPGPDVGQIVLVFQGGGALGAYQAGVYEALHEAGIEPDWVIGTSIGAINSSLIAGNEPEQRLDRLREFWRRVEESPALDFFGATPWLGRSLPNWMTLTQGVADFFRPNPLAFLGLHIPMAPEAAGYYSTRPLERTLCELVNFERLSACAPRLTVGAANLRTSDMRYFDSREAKLTARHIMASGALPPAFPAIRIDGDLYWDGGLLSNTPVEAVFDDNPRRHSLVIAVHIWNPQGPEPESIWQVMHRQKEVQYASRALSHIKRQKQIHRLRHIIAELAARLPDDERLSPQVQEMAAYGCLTQTHVVRLLAPAQDGEDHTKDIDFSRRGIKTRWDAGRADAASILEDAPWDREVDALEGFHLHELRRMTLETV